In Deltaproteobacteria bacterium, the genomic window GTATTTTTCTGAGACGACAAACGACTGCTTATCTGAGAGTCGGAGACCATCATCAATAACCGTCCCAGTCATGTAATAGATATAGTCACCACCAGAAAAGACGACGAGATGTTTCCAGCGATTGTTCTTTGCTAACGGGAAATAATCGAGCGGTTTAGACGACTTTGGCACCAGCGAAAAAGCAAGCGCAATAGCCACGAGGAAGAGCGCTGTAATGGAGATGAGCGGCTTAACCATAGGGCCACTATACTGCGGTGGGGTACATGGGGCAACACAAAAATATCACGAGCCTGGGTTTCACAAATTGCTCCTTGAGGGGTCTTGTGTATATGAAATGGGAGCAATGAGCGCACGTCAACCGTCGGAACAGAAGCTACCCTTTGCGGAAGTTGTCTCCCTTCATCAAGAGGTGGTGTACAGCTATTTGGTCCGGTTCACGCGCAATATCCACGATGCGCAAGATCTCTTTCAAGAAACGTTCCTGCGCGCACACCGGGCCTATCTTGCGCTTCCTCGCGATGCTGACCTGCGCGCGTGGCTGATACGGATTGCCGTCAATGTTTCAAAGAACTATGTCCGCGACCGTCAACGACGCACGAGAGTATTGGTCGCGGAAGAACACGGACACGGGTATGATTATTCCGTCTTTTCACCCAACACTTCTGATACGGAGCAAACTATGATTGCCCGCGAAACCGCGGAAACTCTTTTCGCCGCGATCAATACGCTACCATTCCATCAGCGGTCTGCCTTGATTCAACGCCAATTTGAAGGACTCGATTACGAAGCGATTGCCAGTAACCTTGACTGTTCCGCAGAGAGCGCACGTGCGCATGTCTATCACGCCCTGCGCAAGCTGCGGCTCTCGCTCATCGCCGATACACAACAGCCTTCACGCCGTACTCGTACCTCGGAGGAATGATATATGCGTAATCCCTCTTCTCATCGTCTGCCGTGTGGTTTTGTGGAAAACGATATTATCGCCGAAGTGTTGGGTGAAGCTCCATCTCACCTTAGCCTTCGCGTCCGTACACATCTGCTTGGCTGTCCGTCATGTACGGCACTGGTAGATCAATATCGTTCCCTCTCTCAACAGTTGACTGTCCTCTCGCATAAAGGAGGTGGTACCATGCCTGGGTTACCAGAGGCCCGCCGTACGCTTGAGACTCGGTTGGCAGGCCATCCCCGGCCACGCCTGGTGTTTGATGTCTGGCACTCGCCGGTCGGTGATATTCGCATCGGGAAAACCGACAAAGGGATCGCGCTGGTGGAGTTCGTTCGTTCAGACGAGAAACAATCGCCAGGAGACCATCTGCAAGAGGTGTTTACGATCGAACACGACAGTTCAGCGGTTGCCGAGTTCACGCACAAGTTACAGGACTACTTCGCAGGAAAGTTACAAACGTTGGACTGGCTTGTTGATGACACGTTGATGCGCAGTGATTTTCAGCGTGAGGTGTTGCGCGCCACTGCCGAGGTTCCCTACGGCACGGTCGTCACGTATCAAAGCATCGCCGATACTATTGGCCAGCCGAAGGCGGTACGGGCCGTCGCCCAAGCTTTGCGTTTTAATCCGATCCCGATTCATATTCCGTGTCATCGCGTGATTGGCAGTGATGGCGCACTGACTGGCTACGCCGGCAATCTCACCGGTATCAAGCAGCAGATTCTCGCCATCGAGGGGATTCCAGTCGTAGAGGGAGCAAAGGGGCTCGTCATTGCCAAAGAGCGGATGTATGTCGGCTGGCGACAGAGTCGTTGTTTTTGTCTTCCCCGGTGTCCATCACTCAAAGATCAGTCGGCTGGCGAGCGAACCTTCATTCCGTCGCGTAGTCGTGCCAACGCGATGGGCTATACACCGTGTGATGTTTGTCACCCAGAAATGAATGCATCGTAAGCGCTAAACAGGAGGACGTATGGCAGGAATTGATCATACCATCGTGACAGTGAACAACTTCGAACAAGCAGGCCGGTTCTATAGCTGGCTCATGCCGAAGATTGGCTACAGTGGCGGCGAGCACGACTACGGAGCCATGAAAGGGTGGATGGGCAAAGATATGAGCTTCTGGATCAAGAAAGCTGACCAACGCTTTGCCACAGATACCTTCCATAAAGATCGTGTCGGCCTCTGTGAAATTGCCTTCAAAGGCGACAGCCGTGCGCAAATCGATACGTTAGGCGGTGGCAGGAAACAACTTACCGCAATAGTGATTGACCGGAGTGGAGAGCCTCTGCACAAGAGCAGGGATGAGAGACGAGACCATTGTGTGCTGGCTTCGGTCTAAGTATCGAAGTCTGGTCGAAGAGCTGGATGAACGCGGGCGAC contains:
- a CDS encoding RNA polymerase sigma factor, with amino-acid sequence MEMSGLTIGPLYCGGVHGATQKYHEPGFHKLLLEGSCVYEMGAMSARQPSEQKLPFAEVVSLHQEVVYSYLVRFTRNIHDAQDLFQETFLRAHRAYLALPRDADLRAWLIRIAVNVSKNYVRDRQRRTRVLVAEEHGHGYDYSVFSPNTSDTEQTMIARETAETLFAAINTLPFHQRSALIQRQFEGLDYEAIASNLDCSAESARAHVYHALRKLRLSLIADTQQPSRRTRTSEE
- a CDS encoding methylated-DNA--[protein]-cysteine S-methyltransferase; the protein is MRNPSSHRLPCGFVENDIIAEVLGEAPSHLSLRVRTHLLGCPSCTALVDQYRSLSQQLTVLSHKGGGTMPGLPEARRTLETRLAGHPRPRLVFDVWHSPVGDIRIGKTDKGIALVEFVRSDEKQSPGDHLQEVFTIEHDSSAVAEFTHKLQDYFAGKLQTLDWLVDDTLMRSDFQREVLRATAEVPYGTVVTYQSIADTIGQPKAVRAVAQALRFNPIPIHIPCHRVIGSDGALTGYAGNLTGIKQQILAIEGIPVVEGAKGLVIAKERMYVGWRQSRCFCLPRCPSLKDQSAGERTFIPSRSRANAMGYTPCDVCHPEMNAS